One genomic segment of Gossypium arboreum isolate Shixiya-1 chromosome 3, ASM2569848v2, whole genome shotgun sequence includes these proteins:
- the LOC108475757 gene encoding uncharacterized protein LOC108475757 isoform X2 — MKTWSITYVLVLLDLLDSFYSLFSAKIGIGDILGFAMACSNTFGLVTGAFLLGFGLSEIPKGIWKNVDWTFRHKVLSHKVAKMAVKLDDAHQEFSCAIVVAQVTSNQITNHDPLRPYMNIIDNMLYQMLKEDPSFKPQGGRFGENDMDYNTDHKSMAMLRRRLRIAREEYCRYRSEYSSFVLEALELEDTVRNYERRNITGWKFVSSIKPERTGKLGPSFDMMEFIWRCVVRKQLEKLLAIILGCISAAILLAEATILPAGVDLSLFSILINSVGEQEMLVQVAAFVPLLYMCICTYFSLFKIGMLMFYSLTPRQTSSVSLLMICSMVARYAPPISYNFLNLIRIPDNGKTIFEKRMGNIDDAVPFFGKGFNKIYPLIMVIYTLLHVTNFFDRVIDYFGNWRIFKFQDQDDDADGFDSSGLIILQKERAWLERGHRVGEHIIPLARNFSSMNVDIEPGSNNTMTSAVIGTMSQQFKPLNEEVQHVTSRETIIKNHSSTREHQKKQASNTTSTLEESTSFKSVIRPTSEKLSSKWESMKSGLVNFKSILEVKNYLPLRQTEENTLSSIASSSESLDDIFQRLKRPTLDLRDYGADNDRMF, encoded by the exons ATGAAAACTTGGTCTATTACCTATGTGTTGGTTCTATTGGACTTGTTGGActcattttattcattattttcagCAAAAATTGGCAT CGGAGACATTCTTGGTTTTGCCATGGCTTGCTCAAATACTTTTGGACTTGTTACTGGTGCATTCCTCCTTGGCTTTGGTCTTAGTGAAATCCCAAAGGGCATTTGGAAGAATGTGGATTGGACTTTTCGCCATAAAGTTCTTTCACACAAAGTTGCAAAAATGGCTGTTAAACTTGATGATGCTCATCAAGAATTCTCTTGTGCTATTGTA GTTGCTCAAGTGACATCGAATCAGATAACGAACCATGATCCACTAAGACCCTATATGAATATCATTGACAACATGTTATATCAAATG TTAAAAGAAGATCCTTCCTTCAAACCTCAAGGTGGAAGGTTTGGGGAGAATGATATGGACTACAATACTGATCACAAATCAATGGCGATGCTTAGACGCCGACTTAGGATAGCTAGAGAGGAATACTGTCGGTACCGAAG TGAATATTCAAGCTTTGTGTTGGAAGCTCTTGAACTGGAAGATACTGTCAGAAACTACGAGCGCCGTAATATAACCGGATG GAAATTCGTTTCAAGTATCAAGCCCGAACGAACAGGCAAGCTAGGACCCTCTTTTGATATGATGG AGTTCATATGGCGTTGTGTTGTAAGAAAGCAACTAGAGAAACTCTTGGCAATAATTCTGGGATGCATATCAGCTGCAATTCTTTTAGCAGAAGCTACCATACTGCCCGCTGGTGTTGATTTATCTCTCTTTTCCATTCTCATAAATTCGGTGGGAGAGCAGGAAATGCTTGTCCAG GTTGCTGCTTTCGTCCCTCTGTTGTATATGTGCATCTGCACCTATTTTTCCTTGTTCAAAATCGGAATGTTGATGTTCTATTCATTAACACCGAGACAAACAAGCTCAGTCAGCTTGCTTATGATATGCTC GATGGTTGCACGATATGCTCCTCCAATTTCGTACAACTTTCTCAACCTTATCCGTATCCCTGATAATGGGAAAACAATCTTCGAGAAG AGAATGGGGAACATAGATGATGCTGTCCCTTTCTTTGGTAAAGGATTCAACAAAATCTATCCTCTCATTATGGTTATATACACATTGTTACATGTGACAAACTTCTTTGACCGTGTCATTGATTATTTCGGAAACTGGAGAATATTCAAGTTTCAAGATCAAGACGATGATGCAGATGGATTCGACTCATCAGGTCTAATTATCTTGCAGAAAG AACGGGCTTGGCTCGAGCGAGGACATAGAGTTGGTGAACATATTATTCCATTGGCAAGGAATTTCAGCAGCATGAATGTCGACATTGAACCCGGAAGCAACAACACG ATGACTAGTGCAGTAATTGGAACGATGAGTCAACAATTTAAACCACTGAATGAAGAGGTTCAACATGTGACAAGCAGAGAAACTATCATTAAGAATCATTCTAGCACAAGAGAACACCAGAAAAAGCAAGCATCTAACACGACGTCAACACTAGAAGAATCAACTTCGTTCAAGAGTGTAATAAGACCGACATCCGAGAAATTATCCTCGAAATGGGAATCAATGAAGTCCGGTCTTGTAAATTTCAAATCTATCCTAGAAGTGAAGAACTACCTCCCTTTACGTCAGACAGAAGAAAACACATTGTCCTCCATCGCTTCCTCGTCTGAATCCCTTGATGATATTTTCCAGAGATTGAAACGACCGACTCTGGACCTTAGAGACTACGGTGCTGACAATGATCGTATGTTTTGA
- the LOC108475757 gene encoding uncharacterized protein LOC108475757 isoform X1 — translation MLFFYLISLPLTMGMVILTLKYFSSPDVPNYVLFTVGYTWFCSFSIIILVPADIWTTIFGNYSGGISFFWSLTYWSTFLLTWVVVPTIQGYEDAGDFTVVERLKTSLHENLVYYLCVGSIGLVGLILFIIFSKNWSGDILGFAMACSNTFGLVTGAFLLGFGLSEIPKGIWKNVDWTFRHKVLSHKVAKMAVKLDDAHQEFSCAIVVAQVTSNQITNHDPLRPYMNIIDNMLYQMLKEDPSFKPQGGRFGENDMDYNTDHKSMAMLRRRLRIAREEYCRYRSEYSSFVLEALELEDTVRNYERRNITGWKFVSSIKPERTGKLGPSFDMMEFIWRCVVRKQLEKLLAIILGCISAAILLAEATILPAGVDLSLFSILINSVGEQEMLVQVAAFVPLLYMCICTYFSLFKIGMLMFYSLTPRQTSSVSLLMICSMVARYAPPISYNFLNLIRIPDNGKTIFEKRMGNIDDAVPFFGKGFNKIYPLIMVIYTLLHVTNFFDRVIDYFGNWRIFKFQDQDDDADGFDSSGLIILQKERAWLERGHRVGEHIIPLARNFSSMNVDIEPGSNNTQMTSAVIGTMSQQFKPLNEEVQHVTSRETIIKNHSSTREHQKKQASNTTSTLEESTSFKSVIRPTSEKLSSKWESMKSGLVNFKSILEVKNYLPLRQTEENTLSSIASSSESLDDIFQRLKRPTLDLRDYGADNDRMF, via the exons atgttgtttttctatttgatcTCGTTGCCTTTAACAATGGGGATGGTGATTTTGACTTTGAAATATTTCTCGAGTCCAGACGTTCCTAATTATGTTCTTTTCACCGTTGGATATACTTGGTTTTGTTCTTTCTCCATTATCATCCTCGTCCCTGCCGATATTTGGACg ACAATATTTGGTAATTACAGTGGTGGGATATCTTTCTTTTGGAGCCTAACCTATTGGAGTACATTTTTGCTAACTTG GGTTGTGGTGCCTACTATTCAGGGTTATGAAGATGCTGGAGATTTCACTGTGGTAGAAAGATTGAAGACTAGTTTACATGAAAACTTGGTCTATTACCTATGTGTTGGTTCTATTGGACTTGTTGGActcattttattcattattttcagCAAAAATTG GAGCGGAGACATTCTTGGTTTTGCCATGGCTTGCTCAAATACTTTTGGACTTGTTACTGGTGCATTCCTCCTTGGCTTTGGTCTTAGTGAAATCCCAAAGGGCATTTGGAAGAATGTGGATTGGACTTTTCGCCATAAAGTTCTTTCACACAAAGTTGCAAAAATGGCTGTTAAACTTGATGATGCTCATCAAGAATTCTCTTGTGCTATTGTA GTTGCTCAAGTGACATCGAATCAGATAACGAACCATGATCCACTAAGACCCTATATGAATATCATTGACAACATGTTATATCAAATG TTAAAAGAAGATCCTTCCTTCAAACCTCAAGGTGGAAGGTTTGGGGAGAATGATATGGACTACAATACTGATCACAAATCAATGGCGATGCTTAGACGCCGACTTAGGATAGCTAGAGAGGAATACTGTCGGTACCGAAG TGAATATTCAAGCTTTGTGTTGGAAGCTCTTGAACTGGAAGATACTGTCAGAAACTACGAGCGCCGTAATATAACCGGATG GAAATTCGTTTCAAGTATCAAGCCCGAACGAACAGGCAAGCTAGGACCCTCTTTTGATATGATGG AGTTCATATGGCGTTGTGTTGTAAGAAAGCAACTAGAGAAACTCTTGGCAATAATTCTGGGATGCATATCAGCTGCAATTCTTTTAGCAGAAGCTACCATACTGCCCGCTGGTGTTGATTTATCTCTCTTTTCCATTCTCATAAATTCGGTGGGAGAGCAGGAAATGCTTGTCCAG GTTGCTGCTTTCGTCCCTCTGTTGTATATGTGCATCTGCACCTATTTTTCCTTGTTCAAAATCGGAATGTTGATGTTCTATTCATTAACACCGAGACAAACAAGCTCAGTCAGCTTGCTTATGATATGCTC GATGGTTGCACGATATGCTCCTCCAATTTCGTACAACTTTCTCAACCTTATCCGTATCCCTGATAATGGGAAAACAATCTTCGAGAAG AGAATGGGGAACATAGATGATGCTGTCCCTTTCTTTGGTAAAGGATTCAACAAAATCTATCCTCTCATTATGGTTATATACACATTGTTACATGTGACAAACTTCTTTGACCGTGTCATTGATTATTTCGGAAACTGGAGAATATTCAAGTTTCAAGATCAAGACGATGATGCAGATGGATTCGACTCATCAGGTCTAATTATCTTGCAGAAAG AACGGGCTTGGCTCGAGCGAGGACATAGAGTTGGTGAACATATTATTCCATTGGCAAGGAATTTCAGCAGCATGAATGTCGACATTGAACCCGGAAGCAACAACACG CAGATGACTAGTGCAGTAATTGGAACGATGAGTCAACAATTTAAACCACTGAATGAAGAGGTTCAACATGTGACAAGCAGAGAAACTATCATTAAGAATCATTCTAGCACAAGAGAACACCAGAAAAAGCAAGCATCTAACACGACGTCAACACTAGAAGAATCAACTTCGTTCAAGAGTGTAATAAGACCGACATCCGAGAAATTATCCTCGAAATGGGAATCAATGAAGTCCGGTCTTGTAAATTTCAAATCTATCCTAGAAGTGAAGAACTACCTCCCTTTACGTCAGACAGAAGAAAACACATTGTCCTCCATCGCTTCCTCGTCTGAATCCCTTGATGATATTTTCCAGAGATTGAAACGACCGACTCTGGACCTTAGAGACTACGGTGCTGACAATGATCGTATGTTTTGA